One Rhododendron vialii isolate Sample 1 chromosome 2a, ASM3025357v1 genomic region harbors:
- the LOC131315948 gene encoding uncharacterized protein LOC131315948 isoform X2: protein MNSRGNLCKEGEVGYYNDRNTLLVNHPHLISNWVQRNNHEQSWNRKRSEFGGSRMGIEVVDFEMPMGDFNGSLKPRSMLDQWDRETDEPVAFRRKSFPIPYADEGPSHHQRGFLHRYAEQKRIHHDYGGPSRVDILENERVELIRKLDELKDQIIRCGDLSHFTEKPRERLSPPPPVLRNNYFGDDAYAQVSPTRFNIVSIQPFAPDKYVPEPLYFSPNNQPVRRTNRSSLDEQDFSSRLMEISNEIVVYDSSNLPQRPRKPPHQPSPEYLRQPYHDHFSGQHMACNRSTIASRQHETFSPQNACSCLQCYDMNRKFPPQVPPKLYNSRDSNWSLESSVIRNPKTRSSIEIDLGMGGVAHRNPTRVVAAHGSERVCHPVLGGAPFLTCCSCFGLLKLPRKLVLKEKNQQKVQCGACSGTLLVDFEKKRVIVTVSKLPEQVSAEGDDGSGEKLSENLQSSQNHSNAGAMDSWSDEFDNSGYKFPLTDTEVTEANVSSSDQRQNFVESIERKEPLSSTSRFSEDEHSPETMIFPRNISFSSDVPTKDDEPSLLSDSLDQNEPHNDSSSDAVSRYEDQQKVVLNRSTLQQNSVEDVSVATEIEVPSQELLDGSMSQDSAVVRKEEDRPRINKLVSNASTVYFSFSSRSVEIESPDDTDNSDYESQLTDSKVTEANVLSSDQSQNFAESIERKEPLSSTSSFSKDEHSPDNVIFQWDISFSSLVTQKDDGPLPLSDSLDHNEPNNYFSSNVVSRYEDQQKGILNRSTPQQNSVEDVLVETEIGVPSQKLLDSSVPQDSAAVRKEEDCPRINKLVGNASAVHFSCSSQSVETERPNVFVNGQPISDRAVKKAENLAGPIEPGNYWYDYQGGFWGVMGHPCLGIITPFIEEFRYPMPENCAAGNTGVFVNGRELNQKDLDLLAGRGLPTTRDRYYVIEICGTVLDENTGEKLRSLGKLAPT from the exons ATGAATTCAAGGGGTAATCTGTGTAAAGAAGGAGAAGTTGGATATTACAATGATAGGAATACCCTATTAGTAAACCATCCACACTTGATCAGTAACTGGGTTCAAAGAAATAACCATGAGCAGTCTTGGAACAGGAAAAGGTCTGAATTTGGCGGTTCACGCATGGGGATTGAAGTCGTGGATTTCGAAATGCCAATGGGAGATTTCAACGGTTCCTTAAAACCAAGGTCAATGTTGGACCAGTGGGATAGAGAGACAGATGAGCCAGTGGCATTCCGACGGAAAAGTTTTCCAATTCCTTACGCAGATGAGGGACCTTCCCATCATCAACGTGGTTTTTTGCATAGATATGCTGAGCAGAAAAGGATTCACCATGATTATGGTGGGCCTAGTAGAGTTGATATTTTGGAGAATGAGCGAGTTGAGCTCATAAGGAAGCTGGATGAATTGAAGGACCAAATTATCAGATGTGGTGATTTGAGTCATTTTACAGAGAAACCAAGGGAAAGGCTTTCCCCTCCACCTCCGGTCCTTCGCAATAATTACTTCGGAGATGATGCTTATGCGCAAGTATCTCCAACCAGGTTCAACATTGTTAGTATTCAACCTTTTGCACCAGATAAGTACGTTCCGGAACCCCTTTACTTCAGCCCTAATAATCAACCTGTTCGTCGCACCAATAGAAGCAGTTTGGATGAGCAGGACTTCTCTTCTCGTCTAATGGAAATCTCAAATGAAATTGTGGTATATGATAGTTCAAATCTTCCACAAAGGCCAAGGAAACCTCCACATCAACCCTCACCTGAGTACTTGAGGCAGCCTTATCATGACCATTTTTCTGGACAACATATGGCTTGTAATCGAAGTACCATTGCATCACGACAACATGAAACCTTTTCACCCCAGAATGCTTGCTCTTGTCTGCAGTGCTATGACATGAATAGGAAATTCCCTCCACAAGTCCCTCCAAAGTTGTATAATTCTAGAGACTCCAATTGGTCCCTTGAAAGTTCTGTAATTCGGAACCCCAAGACAAGAAGTTCAATTGAGATTGATTTAGGGATGGGTGGTGTTGCTCACCGGAATCCAACAAGGGTAGTGGCTGCTCATGGAAGTGAAAGGGTTTGCCATCCTGTACTAGGTGGTGCCCCATTTTTAACATGCTGCAGTTGCTTTGGGTTGCTGAAACTGCCAAGAAAACTTGTGCTGAAAGAGAAGAATCAACAGAAAGTCCAATGTGGGGCCTGTTCTGGTACACTCTTGGTTGACTTTGAGAAAAAGAGGGTTATTGTTACAGTTTCCAAATTACCGGAGCAAGTTTCTGCCGAGGGTGATGATGGCTCTGGTGAGAAGTTGAGTGAAAATCTTCAAAGCTCCCAAAATCATTCCAATGCTGGTGCGATGGACTCATGGTCTGATGAGTTTGATAATTCTGGTTATAAGTTTCCACTGACAGATACTGAAGTAACAGAAGCCAATGTCTCATCAAGTGACCAAAGGCAAAATTTTGTTGAATCCATTGAGAGGAAGGAGCCCCTTTCTTCAACTTCCAGATTTTCAGAGGATGAGCATAGCCCAGAAACTATGATTTTTCCGAGGAACATTTCTTTCTCCTCTGATGTTCCCACGAAAGATGATGAGCCTTCACTATTATCAGATTCTCTGGATCAGAATGAACCCCATAATGATTCTTCTAGTGATGCAGTAAGCAGATATGAAGATCAACAAAAGGTGGTCCTTAACAGAAGTACCCTGCAACAGAATTCTGTTGAAGATGTTTCAGTGGCAACTGAGATTGAAGTTCCCTCTCAGGAACTTCTAGATGGCAGCATGTCTCAAGACTCTGCAGTGGTGAGGAAAGAAGAAGACCGCCCTAGGATCAACAAGTTGGTGAGCAATGCGAGTACTGTTTACTTTTCATTCTCTAGCCGAAGTGTGGAGATAGAAAGTCCAGATGACACCGATAATTCTGATTATGAATCTCAGCTGACAGATTCTAAAGTAACTGAAGCCAATGTCTTGTCAAGTGATCAAAGCCAAAATTTTGCTGAATCCATTGAGAGGAAGGAGCCCCTTTCTTCAACTTCCAGCTTTTCAAAGGATGAGCATAGCCCAGATAATGTGATTTTTCAGTGGGACATTTCTTTCTCCTCACTTGTAACCCAGAAAGATGATGGGCCTTTACCATTATCAGATTCCCTGGATCACAATGAACCCAATAATTACTTTTCTAGTAATGTGGTAAGCAGATACGAAGATCAACAAAAGGGAATCCTTAACAGAAGTACCCCGCAACAGAATTCTGTTGAAGATGTTTTAGTGGAAACTGAGATTGGAGTTCCCTCTCAAAAACTTCTAGATAGCAGTGTGCCTCAAGACTCTGCAGCGGTGAGGAAAGAAGAAGACTGCCCTAGGATCAACAAGTTGGTGGGCAACGCAAGTGCTGTTCACTTTTCATGCTCTAGCCAAAGTGTGGAAACAGAAAGACCGAATGTCTTTGTTAATGGCCAACCTATATCAGATCGCGCGGTTAAAAAGGCTGAAAATCTGGCTGGGCCAATTGAGCCTGGAAACTACTG GTATGATTACCAAGGTGGATTTTGGGGTGTGATGGGCCATCCTTGCCTTGGCATTATTACG CCATTCATTGAAGAATTCAGGTACCCAATGCCAGAGAATTGTGCTGCTGGAAACACTGGTGTTTTTGTAAATGGGCGAGAACTGAATCAGAAAGATCTAGATTTACTTGCTGGAAGGGGATTGCCAACCACAAGAGATAGATATTACGTTATCGAGATCTGTGGTACAGTTTTGGATGAGAACACCGGTGAAAAACTACGTAGCCTTGGAAAACTTGCCCCAACGTGA